One segment of Fusobacterium massiliense DNA contains the following:
- the der gene encoding ribosome biogenesis GTPase Der, whose translation MKPIVAIVGRPNVGKSTLFNNLIGDKIAIVDDLPGVTRDRLYRDTEWSGSEFVIVDTGGLEPRNNDFMMTKIKEQAEVAMNEADVILFVVDGKAGLNPLDDEIAYILRKKNKPVILCVNKIDNYFEQQDDIYDFYGLGFEYLVPISGGHKVNLGDMLDIVVEIIGKIEFPEEEEDVLKLAVIGKPNAGKSSLVNRLSGEERTIVSDIAGTTRDAIDTLIEYKDNRYMIIDTAGIRRKSKVEESLEYYSVLRALKTIKRADVCILMLDAKEGLTEQDKRIAGIAAEELKPIIVVMNKWDLVENKNNNTMKKLKEELYNELPFLSYAPIEFVSALTGQRTTNLLEISDRIYEEYTKRISTGLLNTVLKDAILMNNPPTRKGRLIKINYATQVSVAPPKFVLFCNYPELIHFSYARYIENKFREAFGFDGSPIMISFESKSSDE comes from the coding sequence ATGAAACCAATAGTTGCAATAGTTGGGAGACCAAATGTTGGAAAATCGACATTGTTTAATAATTTAATTGGAGATAAAATAGCAATAGTCGATGACTTACCAGGTGTTACAAGAGATAGATTATATAGAGATACAGAATGGAGCGGTTCTGAGTTTGTTATTGTTGATACTGGAGGACTTGAACCTAGAAATAATGATTTTATGATGACTAAAATAAAAGAGCAAGCTGAAGTTGCTATGAATGAAGCAGATGTTATTCTGTTTGTTGTTGATGGTAAAGCTGGTCTTAATCCACTTGATGACGAAATTGCTTATATTTTAAGAAAGAAAAATAAGCCTGTTATTCTTTGTGTAAATAAAATAGATAATTATTTTGAACAACAAGATGACATCTATGATTTTTATGGGCTTGGTTTTGAATATCTTGTTCCTATCTCTGGGGGACATAAAGTTAATTTGGGAGATATGCTTGATATAGTTGTTGAAATTATAGGAAAAATAGAATTTCCAGAAGAAGAGGAAGATGTTCTAAAACTTGCTGTAATAGGTAAACCTAATGCTGGAAAATCTTCTTTGGTTAATAGACTTTCAGGGGAAGAAAGAACAATAGTTAGTGATATTGCTGGGACAACTAGAGATGCTATCGATACTTTAATTGAATATAAAGATAATAGATATATGATTATAGATACTGCTGGGATAAGAAGAAAGTCTAAAGTTGAAGAAAGTCTAGAATATTATTCTGTATTAAGAGCTTTAAAAACTATAAAAAGAGCTGATGTGTGTATTTTGATGCTTGACGCTAAAGAAGGACTTACAGAACAAGATAAAAGAATAGCAGGTATTGCTGCTGAAGAATTAAAACCTATTATTGTTGTTATGAATAAATGGGATTTAGTAGAAAATAAAAATAATAATACTATGAAAAAATTAAAAGAAGAATTGTATAATGAATTACCTTTCTTGTCTTATGCACCAATAGAATTTGTTTCTGCTCTAACAGGACAAAGGACAACAAATCTTCTTGAAATTTCAGATAGAATTTATGAAGAATACACAAAAAGAATTTCCACTGGTCTTTTAAATACTGTTTTAAAAGATGCTATTCTTATGAATAATCCTCCTACGAGAAAAGGAAGACTGATTAAAATTAACTATGCAACACAAGTATCTGTTGCACCTCCTAAATTTGTTTTATTCTGTAACTATCCAGAATTAATTCATTTTTCATATGCTAGATATATTGAAAATAAATTTAGAGAAGCTTTTGGTTTTGATGGTTCTCCAATTATGATTAGTTTTG